Within the bacterium genome, the region CCGACGGATCTGCGCGCCCTCCGTGGCCGACCGGAGCGCGCCGAAGCGGGGCGGACCGAGCTTCCGCAGGCGCACGCGCAGCGGCGGCCGCGCGATCGTCATGACACCGGGCTCGACGCCGCCGTCTTCCGCGTCTTCGCCGAGCCCGAGGCGTCGCCCGATCATCCGCCGCGCCCGCTCCCCGAGCCCGAGGGCCCCGCCGACCTCGACGCCCTCGGCGACGTAGCAGCAGGTCATGCCCTTGACCTTCAGGTCGTCTTCGAGGAGCCCGTAGCGCCGAAGCGCCGCGGCGAGCTCCTCGGCCACGGCCTCCGCGGTCTCGAAGGGCGCAACCGGCCCGCCAGCGGCCGCGCAGTCCGCGTGGAGGCGCGCCTCGACGCGCTCGAGCCACTCGAGCGCGAGCGCTCGCGCGCGAGGCGTGAGCGCCTCGATCTCGCCGCGCGTCACCGGCTCGGCGCTCGTCCCGATCGAAGCGATCGCCCGGAGCAGGACCGCCGCCACCCGCCCGTTCTTGCCGTCGCGGGCGCTCAGGTGGGCGATGTGCGCGAGGGACGCTCGATCGGGCTCGACCCGGAGGCCGACCCGCGCGAGCCCCTGGTTGATGCGCGCGTCCTCGACCGCCTGGAGCAGGATGAGCGGATAGTCGACCTCCGGGAAGCGGTCCGGCGACCAGGCGACGTGGGCGAGCTCGTGCATCGAGACCGGCTCGCCCCCCTCTTCGAGGGGGACGAAGAGCATGCGATCGACCTTGATCGTCGCCCCGTTGCTCGGGAGCCAGTCATGGCGACGGCTGTCGAGCACCTTCCAGCGACCGGCGGGGCGACCGGGTTCGACGAGCTCGGGATAGGGAGCGTGGGCGGAGTCGGGGGTTTCGAAGGAACGGCGTTCGGGAACACGCATGGAAAGACCTCCTGGAACCGGGCGCCGCAGGGACGACCCGGCCCGGACCGGGCGCGGAAGGGGGAGAAGGCATCGGCGCAGGGGGCGCGCCCGGCCCCCTGCGCGACGCTCGGCGGCGGCGCCGGTCGACTACGCGGCCGCCAGACGCAGCGCCTTGTAGACCTGCTCACCGCGCTCGCGACCGAACACGACCTGACAGGCCTGCTCGGCGCCGAGCTCCGACTCGAAGTCCTGGACCGCCAGCCAGCCACGGATGCTGATCGCGCGTTCGGGCTCGAGGTCGTAGGTCCGGAGCGCGGCTTCCCGCAGCTCGGGCCGGAGGCGCGCGAGCGCGTCGGGGTGGGGCCCCTCGACCTTGAGCACGCTGCGGAAGCGATCCTGGAGGGCCTCCGGGAGCTGATCGAGCGAGCAGTTGTCGGTCCCGACGACCTGGAAGCCCGGCGCGGGGACGACCGACTCCCCGCTCGGGAGCGTGAGCCGGGCCGTCTCGGGCGACTCGAGGACCGGGTGCAGGAACGCGAGCACGTCCGACGAGGCGTAGGAGACTTCGTTCAGGACGACGCGGCCGCCCTCGCGCATGGCCGTGACCACCGGGCCGTCGCGCCACTCGAATCCCGACCCCTTCGGCATCCACCCTCCGCGGATTTCCGCGCTGGGCGTTTCAGGGGTCAAGGTGATCGCCGCGACGGAGCGACCGGCCAGCCCCTCGCGGGTCGCCACGAACGACTTGCCGACGCCGGGCGGCCCCCAGAGATAGAGCGTCCGCGCGTGCGCGCTCGCGAGGACGCGATCGACGAGGGACCAGGGCGTGGTTTCGGGGGACAGGTCGAGCTTCTGCTGCTTCGCTCGGGACGTTTCGTGGCTCTTGTCTCGGGACTTCTCTCGCATCTTCCTGGGCATCCGGATCTCCATGACTCCGCCGGGTGCGTTCGCCCGGACGGAGCGGTTCAAGTGGGAATCCGAATCGTGCGGGAATCCTCGTGAACTCCGATCGCGGCCCAGGATTTTCGGCGCGCCCCCCGCGACGATCGCGATCGACGCCCCGCCCCTACTGCGGAAGCTCGCCCGCCGTCTGGAAGAGCGGCGTCGCCCGCCAGTCGAGGGTCCACTCGAAGGTCGTCGGGTGCGCCGGCAGCGGCGCCGGATCGAGCTCGACGGCGGTGAGCCCGCGATGGTGGAGGAGATGCGGGTAGCGGTGACGAACCAGATGGCACCAGGCGAGGGTCGCGGTCGCGTTCATGCCCCAGGCGCAGACGAGGCCCGGACCGTTCGGCCAGAGCTCGTCGAGTCGCAGCAGCGCCGCGAGGGTCCGCTGACCGAACGGGCTCCGGATCCGCGCGCCGTCCGCCCCGGGCTCCTTGAGGTGCTGGTAGCGGCAACCCTGCTGGAAGAACGTGATCTCGGCGCGGTTCCGCATCTCGTCGGGCAGGAAGGCGGCCGCAGCGTCGGACCACACGAGGTGGGCGCGGGAGAGCTTGCGGACGTAGCGCCCCCAGAAGTGGAAGATCCGGCGCTCCAGATCGGTGTTCCCCGGCTCCACGCACTTGTTGTCGCCGCTCATCCCGTCGGAGAGCGGAGGCCGGGTGGTGCAGACGATCACATCGTGGTCGCGGACGAAGGGGAGCGGGACGTGCCGCAGGTCGGCTTCCGGCAGCAGCTGGTAGCTCGTGCGCGGGGTCGCCGGGAAGTTCAGAATCGACGTGCCGAAACCGAAATTCTCCTGCTCGGCCAGGGCACAGGCGATCTCGTAGTTGGCATCACGGTCGCGGGTGGCGTGGAAGTGAACGCCGCGCGTGGAGTCGCGGCGGGGCATTGCGTAGAACAGCGGGTGGACGAGACGCATCGGGACGGCGGGACCTCTCCTCGGAAAGGGACGACTTCGCGCGAACGCGTCGTCGTCGGATGGAGCCGAGGAGAAAAAGCACAGCTTTCGAGATGCACAAGTCCCGGCGCGCGAGACCGCATTGCAGCGGACTCTCGCGGCACGAATCCGCCGCGCACGAACCGAGGTGTGCAACGCGACTTCCCGAAGGACACGCACCCGAGCGGCGCACGTCGACGCGACGCGCGCGCGCCGACCGTCAATCCCGAGCGGGCATGGCGCCGAGTTGCGTCATCAGCCCCATCGTGTCGGAGTAGCGGAAGGTCTCCTTCACCTTGCCGTCGACCACGCGCAGGAGCGTGCAGTTCTCGACGTGGAAACGGTTCCCACTCGCCGGCATCCCGAAGAGGTCGCCGTCGTTCGTCCCGGTCAGGGTGTAGCGGAGTGTCACGAGTCCGTCGGTCTCGCCGATCTCGAGGATCTCCAGGTGGACGTCGCTCGCCGCCTTCCACCAGGACTCGAGGGCCGCGACCTCGACGTCGGCCCCGCGGTTCTGCTCCTTGCCGTGGACGTAGGACAGGTAGTCGTCGTGCAGGATCGCGCGGTAGCCCGCCGCGTCCCGGGCGTTGTCACACTCGACCACCCGCTTCACCACCTCGATCGGACTCGTCATCGCTCGTCTCCCTCCGCTCAGCGCCCGGTCCAGACCGGATCGCGCTTCTCCATGAACGCCCGCGGCCCCTCCCGGGCGTCTTCCGACGACGTCACCCGCGCCGAG harbors:
- a CDS encoding AAA family ATPase — its product is MPRKMREKSRDKSHETSRAKQQKLDLSPETTPWSLVDRVLASAHARTLYLWGPPGVGKSFVATREGLAGRSVAAITLTPETPSAEIRGGWMPKGSGFEWRDGPVVTAMREGGRVVLNEVSYASSDVLAFLHPVLESPETARLTLPSGESVVPAPGFQVVGTDNCSLDQLPEALQDRFRSVLKVEGPHPDALARLRPELREAALRTYDLEPERAISIRGWLAVQDFESELGAEQACQVVFGRERGEQVYKALRLAAA
- a CDS encoding ester cyclase, which codes for MTSPIEVVKRVVECDNARDAAGYRAILHDDYLSYVHGKEQNRGADVEVAALESWWKAASDVHLEILEIGETDGLVTLRYTLTGTNDGDLFGMPASGNRFHVENCTLLRVVDGKVKETFRYSDTMGLMTQLGAMPARD